The following proteins are co-located in the Hypomesus transpacificus isolate Combined female chromosome 23, fHypTra1, whole genome shotgun sequence genome:
- the nup35 gene encoding nucleoporin NUP35, translated as MEFQEPMSLGSPTSPKPGTGAQFLPGFLMGDLPAPVTPQPRTFGVSGGGIMDMRSPLHFGGSPPQPVVPTPKDKSGAPPVRSIYDDLASPGVGMSPLSAHKQPFTFLQTPMSGFMAATPGTGPSVAQQLKSPAQVDPFFTQGDALSSDDTLDDTWVTVFGFPPASASYILLQFAQYGNILKHVMSNTGNWMHIQYQSKLQARKALSKDGRIYGEAIMIGVKACIDKSVMESSDRGSGSSSVFSPALRGGATPGHTLPSTPVSTPRSTMRPLSAAYKASSSDYQVVADRQTPRKDDSFVSKAMEYMFGW; from the exons ATGGAATTTCAAG AACCAATGTCTCTGGGCTCGCCCACGTCTCCAAAGCCCGGAACGGGAGCCCAGTTTCTTCCGGGGTTCTTGATGGGGGACCTGCCCGCTCCGGTAACCCCTCAGCCGCGGACATTTGGTGTCTCCGGTGGTGGCATCATGGACATGAGATCGCCTTTACATTTCG GTGGCTCACCTCCCCAGCCTGTGGTCCCCACACCCAAAGACAAGAGTGGCGCCCCGCCGGTGCGGAGCATCTACGACGACCTGGCGAGCCCAGGTGTCGGCATGTCTCCACTGTCTGCGCACAAGCAG CCCTTCACCTTTCTTCAGACCCCCATGTCTGGCTTTATGGCTGCTACTCCAGGAACAG GCCCCAGTGTGGCCCAGCAGCTGAAGTCTCCGGCCCAGGTGGACCCGTTCTTCACCCAAGGAGACGCCCTCTCCTCAGACGACACCCTGGACGACACCTGGGTCACGGTGTTCGG cTTCCCGCCTGCCTCAGCCTCCTACATCCTCCTGCAGTTTGCTCAGTACGGGAACATCCTCAAACACGTG ATGTCCAACACGGGGAACTGGATGCACATCCAGTACCAGTCCAAGCTGCAGGCCAGGAAAGCCCTGAGCAAAGACGGCCGGATCTACGGAGAGGCCATCATGATCGGCGTCAAAGCCTGCATCGACAAG AGCGTGATGGAGAGTTCGGACCGAGGCTCCGGTTCCAGCTCCGTGTTCTCGCCCGCGTTGAGAGGCGGAGCCACCCCCGGCCACACCCTCCCGTCCACGCCCGTCTCCACCCCCCGTTCCACCATGAGACCCCTCAGTGCTGCCTACAAGGCCTCCAGCAGCGACTACCAG GTGGTAGCCGACCGACAGACTCCCCGCAAGGACGACAGCTTCGTCTCCAAAGCCATGGAGTACATGTTTGGCTGGTGA
- the dnajc10 gene encoding dnaJ homolog subfamily C member 10, which translates to MSPTSASCAPACMTGLCLLLLVCLLLPVSCDEDYYKLLGVQREASSREIRQAFKKLALTTHPDKNPNDQTAHDKFLKINRAYEVLKDEDLRKKYDKYGEKGLDEQQGGRYESWNYYRYDFGIYDDDLEIITLDRGDFDAAVNSGELWFVNFYFPRCSHCHELAPTWRDFAKEMDGVIRIGAVNCGDNGRLCRSKGVSSYPSLYVFKAGMNPEKYHGDRSKESLTKFAMQFVKSRVTELWQGNIFKEIEQSFLSGIGWLITFCAETGDCVGSQTRQKLAGMLEGLVNVGWMDCTTQAELCDSFEVTGSSTAFFPPGSTLKDRASVLFVQSLDARDIYSEVIQHLPDLETLTKDSFKVKLERHRWLVSFSFGQRGLASHEYKKLKTLLRDDHIQVGRVDCLSEAELCGSLYIQKPCIAVFKGLGVHDFEIHHGRDVLYNIVAFAKESVRAHVTTLRPDTFPLDVKEPWLVDFFAPWCPPCRALLPELRKASVQLVGQLKFGTLDCTIHEELCSRYNVQSYPTTVIFNRTSIHEYEGQHSADGILEFIQDLVNPSVEVLDQESFSRLVRRRPEGEAWMLDFYAPWCGPCQALLPEWRRMARMLSGVIRVGSVDCQKHQSFCQNQGVRAYPEIRLYPQHAQRPDHFQGYSGWHRDSHSLKVWALGSLPRASVDLSPEGFRTHVLGGQDHWVVDFYAPWCGPCQHFAPEFEVLARMVKGTVRAGKVDCQAHYQTCQSAGITAYPSVRFYPHLGTRRHDQGGEHINSRDAGVIADILHQRLQRLAPRLHDQSSHKDEL; encoded by the exons ATGAGTCCTACCTCGGCCAGCTGTGCCCCAGCCTGCATGACTGGGCTGTGTCTGCTGCTCCTTGTCTGCTTGCTACTTCCTGTCAGCTGTGACGAGGATTACTACAAGCTCCTGGGGGTCCAGAGAGAGGCCAGCAGCAGGGAGATCAGACAGGCCTTCAAGAAGCTGGCCCTCACAACACACCCGGACAAGAACCCT AATGACCAGACGGCCCACGACAAGTTCCTGAAGATCAACCGGGCGTACGAGGTGCTGAAGGACGAGGACCTGAGGAAGAAGTATGACAAGTACGGCGAGAAAGGACTGGATGAGCAGCAGGGCGGGCGCTACGAGAGCTGGAACTACTACAGATACGACTTCG GGATTTATGACGACGACCTGGAGATCATCACCCTGGACAGAGGAGACTTTG ACGCGGCGGTTAACTCCGGGGAGCTGTGGTTTGTCAACTTCTACTTCCCTCGCTGCTCCCACTGCCACGAGCTGGCCCCCACG TGGAGGGACTTTGCGAAGGAGATGGACGGCGTGATAAGGATCGGCGCGGTGAACTGTGGCGACAATGGCCGGCTGTGCCGCAGCAAAGGCGTCAGCAGCTACCCCAGCCTCTACGTCTTTAAAGCCGGCATG AACCCCGAAAAGTACCACGGGGACAGATCCAAGGAGAGCCTTACCAAGTTTGCCATGCAGTTTGTGAAGAGCAGGGTCACGGAGCTCTGGCAAG GGAACATCTTCAAGGAGATTGAGCAATCGTTTTTGTCGGGCATAGGCTGGCTTATCACCTTCTGTGCTGAGACTGGAG ATTGCGTGGGATCACAGACCAGACAGAAGTTGGCGGGGATGCTG GAGGGCCTGGTGAACGTGGGCTGGATGGACTGCACCACCCAGGCGGAGCTGTGTGACAGCTTTGAGGTGACGGGCAGCTCCACCGCATTCTTCCCCCCTGGCAGCACCCTGAAGGACAGGGCCAGCGTCCTG ttcGTTCAGAGTCTGGATGCCAGGGACATCTACAGTGAGGTGATTCAGCACCTGCCCGACTTGGAAACTCTGACCAAAGACAGCTTCAAG gtgaagcTGGAGCGACATCGCTGGCTGGTGAGCTTCTCCTTCGGCCAGAGGGGCCTGGCGTCCCACGAGTACAAGAAGCTCAAGACCCTGCTGAGAGACGACCACATAcag gtgGGCAGGGTGGACTGCTTGTCGGAGGCCGAGCTGTGCGGCTCTCTCTACATCCAGAAGCCCTGCATCGCCGTCTTCAAAGGCCTGGGCGTCCACGACTTTGAGATCCACCACG GGAGGGACGTCCTGTATAACATCGTGGCGTTTGCCAAGGAGAGCGTGAGGGCCCATGTGACCACCCTCAGGCCCGACACCTTCCCCCTCGACGTCAAGGAGCCCTGGTTGGTCGACTTCTTCGCTCCG tggtgcCCTCCATGCCGAGCACTCCTCCCTGAGCTGAGGAAGGCCTCGGTGCAGCTGGTTGGTCAGCTGAAGTTTGGAACTTTGGACTGTACCATTCACGAGGAGCTGTGTAGCAGG tacaACGTCCAGTCCTACCCCACCACGGTGATCTTCAACAGGACCAGCATCCACGAGTACGAGGGGCAGCACTCTGCTGATGGCATCCTGGAGTTcatacag gacCTGGTGAACCCCAGCGTGGAGGTGCTGGACCAGGAGAGCTTCTCCAGgctggtgaggaggaggccggAGGGGGAGGCCTGGATGCTGGACTTCTACGCCCCCTGGTGTGGGCCCTGCCAGGCCCTGCTGCCCGAGTGGAGGAGGATGGCACgg atgctcAGCGGCGTGATCCGTGTCGGCTCGGTGGACTGTCAGAAGCACCAGTCTTTCTGTCAGAACCAGGGGGTGCGAGCCTACCCAGAGATCCGCCTGTACCCCCAGCACGCGCAGAGACCAGACCACTTCCA gggctaCAGTGGCTGGCACAGGGACTCCCACTCTCTCAAGGTGTGGGCTCTGGG gtctctCCCCAGGGCGTCGGTGGACCTGAGTCCGGAGGGCTTTAGGACCCATGTGCTGGGGGGGCAGGACCACTGGGTGGTGGACTTCTACGCTCCCTGGTGCGGGCCTTGCCAGCACTTTGCTCCCGAGTTTGAGGTCCTGGCCCGG atggtgAAGGGCACTGTAAGAGCAGGGAAGGTGGACTGCCAAGCGCACTACCAGACGTGCCAGAGCGCCGGCATCACCGCCTACCCCAGCGTCCGCTTCTACCCCCACCTGGGCACCAGGAGG CACGACCAGGGAGGGGAGCACATCAACAGTCGAGACGCCGGCGTCATCGCCGACATCCTCCACCAGCGGCTGCAGCGGCTGGCGCCGCGGTTACACGACCAGAGCAGCCACAAG GATGAATTGTGA